A stretch of the Haloplanus aerogenes genome encodes the following:
- a CDS encoding bifunctional 5,10-methylenetetrahydrofolate dehydrogenase/5,10-methenyltetrahydrofolate cyclohydrolase, whose amino-acid sequence MPPTEPRRLAGDDPAATLRDEALERLAACREAGVDPCLATLLVSDAEGATAFMDRKHDRCAEVGIDTRRIDLPADAPAERVYRAVEDLAADPDVTALFVQVPLPTHVDEGAVRERVPPEKDVDCFAPANVGRFVAGDPRVSPVTTLAVDQLLSAHGVEVAGQDAVVVGRTPTIGSPLAHLLCRRDATVTVCHSKTRELGAKTRTADLLVTAAGAPGLVDGSMVSEGVVVVDVSATRVERDGETAVVGDVDAASVGAKAAAMTPVPGGVGPMTMAALLYNVATVSLPSSAATG is encoded by the coding sequence GTGCCACCGACCGAGCCACGCCGACTCGCTGGCGACGACCCGGCCGCGACCCTCCGGGACGAGGCGCTCGAACGGCTCGCTGCGTGCCGCGAGGCCGGTGTCGATCCGTGTCTCGCCACCCTCCTCGTGAGCGACGCCGAGGGAGCGACGGCGTTCATGGACCGCAAACACGACCGCTGTGCCGAGGTAGGAATCGACACCCGCCGGATCGACCTGCCGGCCGACGCGCCTGCCGAGCGAGTCTACCGAGCGGTGGAGGATCTGGCCGCCGATCCCGACGTGACCGCGCTGTTCGTACAGGTGCCGCTCCCGACCCACGTCGACGAGGGGGCAGTTAGGGAGCGCGTTCCCCCCGAGAAGGACGTTGACTGTTTCGCGCCCGCGAACGTCGGACGGTTCGTGGCCGGTGATCCCCGCGTCTCCCCCGTCACCACGCTGGCCGTCGACCAGTTGCTATCGGCACACGGCGTCGAGGTGGCGGGCCAGGACGCCGTCGTCGTCGGGCGCACGCCGACGATTGGCTCGCCGCTCGCGCACCTGCTCTGCCGGCGTGACGCGACGGTGACGGTCTGTCACTCGAAGACCCGCGAACTGGGTGCGAAGACGCGGACCGCGGACCTCCTCGTCACCGCGGCGGGGGCGCCCGGCCTCGTCGACGGGTCGATGGTCTCCGAGGGCGTCGTGGTGGTCGACGTGAGCGCCACGCGGGTGGAGCGGGACGGTGAGACGGCAGTCGTGGGCGACGTGGACGCCGCGAGCGTCGGGGCAAAGGCGGCCGCGATGACTCCCGTTCCCGGTGGCGTCGGGCCGATGACGATGGCGGCGTTGCTGTACAACGTTGCGACGGTGAGTCTGCCGTCCTCGGCGGCGACGGGTTAG
- a CDS encoding ribbon-helix-helix domain-containing protein: MTEYTTVSIPKELGDRVEETIEGTSFSSTSDLVRFLLRSIVIQYQRRGELTEAEFEEITDQLADLGYLD; this comes from the coding sequence ATGACCGAGTACACGACGGTCTCGATTCCGAAGGAACTCGGCGACCGCGTCGAGGAGACTATCGAAGGCACCAGTTTCTCCAGCACGAGCGACCTCGTCCGGTTCCTGCTCCGGAGCATCGTCATCCAGTACCAGCGCCGGGGCGAGTTGACCGAGGCCGAGTTCGAGGAGATCACCGACCAGTTGGCCGACCTCGGCTACCTCGACTAA
- a CDS encoding DUF5789 family protein, which yields MAARPPQQDTSSPDAVEFGIAALVGYLDHADLEYPATRDEIVRALGDPEIPYDGSGNAVALSEAMDALPKRTFESESELLDLLHPVFEEYRVSTGGSIFGRIRSILPF from the coding sequence ATGGCAGCTAGGCCGCCACAGCAGGATACGTCGTCGCCGGACGCGGTCGAATTCGGTATCGCCGCACTCGTCGGATACCTCGACCACGCGGATCTCGAGTATCCGGCGACCCGCGACGAAATCGTCCGGGCGCTGGGTGATCCCGAGATTCCCTACGACGGCTCCGGGAACGCCGTCGCCCTGTCGGAGGCCATGGACGCACTCCCCAAACGCACGTTCGAATCCGAGTCCGAACTGCTCGACCTGCTCCATCCGGTGTTCGAGGAGTACCGTGTCTCGACGGGTGGCAGCATCTTCGGCCGCATCCGTTCGATCCTTCCCTTCTAG
- a CDS encoding helix-turn-helix domain-containing protein: MPYAKLTIDLPEAIWIGEVSREFPATTFRVLSAVPSGDAGFGLLEIESESMPAVLDAIEDRPGISSVQLMQRSEDTAIVQFETTEPLLLLSIQQSGAPIELPLTIRDGQAVIELTASRDRLSEFGRQLETFGMSYTLNRVYDATDTPDLLTDQQRDLLVTAVEMGYYDTPRECTLTELAEEVGLAKSTTSVTLHRAEETVVKEFVAERLDVTLDEPPRAVSKD, translated from the coding sequence ATGCCCTACGCCAAACTCACCATCGACCTGCCGGAGGCCATCTGGATCGGGGAGGTGTCACGGGAATTTCCGGCGACGACGTTCCGGGTGTTGTCGGCGGTTCCCTCCGGTGACGCCGGGTTCGGCCTGCTCGAAATCGAGAGCGAGTCGATGCCGGCCGTTCTGGACGCCATCGAGGACCGCCCGGGAATCTCCTCCGTCCAGTTGATGCAGCGCTCCGAGGACACCGCCATCGTCCAGTTCGAGACGACCGAGCCCCTGCTGTTGCTGTCGATTCAGCAGTCGGGTGCGCCCATCGAGCTCCCGCTGACCATCCGGGACGGGCAGGCCGTCATCGAACTCACGGCGTCGCGGGACCGGCTCTCGGAGTTCGGGCGCCAGCTAGAGACGTTCGGGATGTCCTACACGCTCAATCGGGTGTACGACGCCACCGACACGCCGGACCTGCTGACCGACCAGCAGCGCGACCTGCTCGTGACCGCCGTCGAGATGGGCTACTACGACACGCCACGGGAGTGTACGCTGACGGAACTGGCCGAGGAGGTGGGGCTCGCGAAGTCGACGACGAGCGTCACGCTCCATCGGGCGGAGGAGACGGTCGTCAAGGAGTTCGTCGCCGAGCGCCTCGACGTGACGCTCGACGAGCCGCCACGTGCGGTGTCGAAAGACTAG
- a CDS encoding nitric-oxide reductase large subunit, whose product MQVRRRTLAKLLLVVFVGNLVVMGAGAWYSYQQAPPIPQEFVGPDGETVVTGEQIREGKTVFQSDALMNHGSILGNGAYFGSDYTADALDRKVQYMQSYYAEERYGEAYSDLSGAEQAAVDSLVEEDLASTDTTEPVEYSAAEVYAHQQVRADYVERYHEGSLEHGLPEGTIESADDARRFADFALWTAWFSHTERPGTDHTYTNDWPYAPLAGNEPTAGTMTWSVIAMVLLVAGAGIGVWLYKSVELPEPETKGVSIPHPDDIDLLPSQRAATRFIPIGAALFLGQVMLGGLLAHYYIERDGFFGLGELLGVDVVGILPFALAKTYHIDLGVVWIAALWLGAGLFLPPLLTGTEPSNQKRYVHALIGALLVVVVGGFAGIWLGANGYIDGALWWIIGNEGLEYLEVGRLWQFGLLAGFVFWAFLVARGFKPLLDREEPFGLAHMILYAGGSIALLFTAGMFYTPQTNIVVTEFWRWWVVHMWVEGAFEFFIVAIVGITLVSMNLLKRRSAEKAVMFQALFVMGSGVIGVSHHYWWIGQPDVWIPFGSVFSTLELIPLVLILFEALNEYRALVTAGESFPYSLPFAFIIASGFWNFVGAGVLGFFINLPIINYYEHGTYLTVGHAHAAMFGAFGFLALGMVTYMLRIAVDPGQWNPRRLKWSFWLWNVGLAVMVFGSVLPVGFLQLETAFTVNYDAARSLAFYNRDLIQLLFWARLPGDTMLILGTVVFAYDTVKQRFALRETSAPSSIPGSSIISSRVLPEDD is encoded by the coding sequence ATGCAAGTACGCAGACGGACACTCGCGAAACTGCTGCTCGTCGTCTTCGTCGGCAACCTCGTGGTGATGGGTGCCGGGGCGTGGTACTCGTACCAGCAGGCCCCACCCATCCCGCAGGAGTTCGTCGGCCCCGACGGCGAGACGGTCGTCACGGGCGAACAGATACGCGAAGGGAAGACCGTATTTCAGTCGGACGCCCTGATGAACCACGGCTCCATTCTCGGTAACGGGGCGTACTTCGGGAGCGACTACACCGCCGATGCCTTGGATCGGAAGGTACAGTATATGCAGTCGTACTACGCCGAGGAACGGTACGGTGAGGCCTATAGCGACCTCTCCGGGGCCGAACAGGCCGCGGTCGACAGCCTCGTCGAGGAGGACCTCGCCTCCACCGACACGACGGAGCCGGTCGAGTATTCGGCGGCCGAAGTGTACGCCCACCAGCAGGTGCGTGCGGACTACGTCGAGCGCTACCACGAGGGCAGTCTCGAACACGGCCTCCCCGAGGGCACTATCGAGTCCGCTGACGACGCGCGTCGGTTCGCGGACTTCGCCCTCTGGACCGCGTGGTTCTCCCACACCGAACGCCCGGGTACGGACCACACCTACACGAACGACTGGCCCTACGCGCCCCTCGCCGGTAACGAACCCACCGCGGGCACGATGACCTGGAGCGTCATCGCCATGGTGTTGCTCGTCGCCGGCGCGGGCATCGGCGTCTGGCTCTACAAGTCGGTCGAGTTGCCGGAACCGGAGACGAAGGGCGTCTCGATTCCTCACCCCGACGACATCGACCTCCTCCCGAGTCAGCGCGCGGCGACGCGGTTCATCCCGATCGGTGCCGCGCTCTTTCTCGGGCAGGTCATGCTGGGCGGACTTCTGGCCCACTACTACATCGAGCGCGACGGCTTCTTCGGCCTCGGTGAACTCCTCGGTGTCGACGTGGTGGGCATCCTCCCGTTCGCGCTGGCGAAGACCTACCACATCGACCTCGGCGTCGTCTGGATCGCGGCGCTGTGGCTCGGCGCCGGCCTGTTCCTCCCACCGCTGCTGACGGGGACCGAACCTTCGAATCAGAAGCGGTACGTCCACGCCCTGATCGGCGCCCTGCTGGTCGTGGTCGTCGGCGGCTTCGCGGGCATCTGGCTCGGAGCCAACGGCTACATCGACGGGGCACTCTGGTGGATCATCGGCAACGAGGGGCTGGAGTACCTGGAAGTCGGTCGCCTCTGGCAGTTCGGCCTGCTCGCCGGCTTCGTCTTCTGGGCGTTCCTCGTCGCTCGCGGGTTCAAGCCCTTGCTGGACCGGGAGGAACCCTTCGGCCTCGCGCACATGATCCTCTACGCCGGTGGCTCCATCGCCCTCCTCTTTACCGCCGGTATGTTCTACACCCCCCAGACCAACATCGTCGTCACCGAGTTCTGGCGGTGGTGGGTCGTCCACATGTGGGTCGAGGGCGCCTTCGAGTTCTTCATCGTCGCCATCGTCGGCATCACGCTGGTGTCGATGAACCTCCTCAAACGGCGCTCCGCCGAGAAGGCGGTCATGTTCCAGGCGCTGTTCGTGATGGGCTCGGGCGTCATCGGCGTCTCCCACCACTACTGGTGGATCGGCCAGCCCGACGTGTGGATTCCGTTCGGCTCGGTCTTCTCGACGCTCGAGCTCATCCCCCTCGTCCTGATCCTCTTCGAGGCGCTCAACGAGTACCGCGCGCTCGTCACCGCCGGCGAGTCCTTCCCCTACTCCCTGCCGTTCGCGTTCATCATCGCGTCCGGGTTCTGGAACTTCGTCGGCGCGGGCGTCCTCGGCTTCTTCATCAACCTCCCGATCATCAACTACTACGAACACGGCACGTACCTGACCGTCGGCCACGCCCACGCGGCCATGTTCGGCGCCTTTGGCTTCCTCGCGCTCGGCATGGTCACCTACATGCTCCGCATCGCGGTCGATCCGGGCCAGTGGAATCCCCGGCGCCTGAAGTGGTCGTTCTGGCTCTGGAACGTCGGCCTCGCGGTGATGGTGTTCGGCTCCGTCCTGCCCGTAGGCTTCCTGCAACTCGAAACCGCATTCACCGTAAACTACGACGCCGCGCGCAGTCTGGCGTTCTACAACCGTGACCTGATCCAACTGCTGTTCTGGGCGCGGCTCCCGGGTGACACCATGCTCATCCTGGGGACGGTCGTCTTCGCCTACGACACGGTGAAACAGCGGTTCGCGCTCCGGGAGACCTCGGCCCCGTCGAGCATCCCCGGATCGAGCATCATCTCCAGCCGCGTCCTCCCCGAGGACGACTGA
- a CDS encoding MFS transporter, with translation MFGSTLDAVRGFRRPVYAVAGGRLINVFGAGLVYPFASIHFHLQIGLALSVVGLGLLANNVATATGTAVGGYLADRYGRRPVMVGSMVLSAFTLAAYALVTTGAGFIAVATAAGLTTGLYAPASQAMIADLTDPAERERGYGLLKVASNVGFGSGFVVGGVLYEFANTAVFVADGLTSAVVAVVLVVALPRVHEGRPAATLSESVGDWGRAISRHRLVALALLNVGFAVMYAQMQATVPVVASETLGLDSAQIGTLYVLNPLVLVVFQMPVLGMIGDWRRTRGLIASTAFWGVSFLAVVLVDFVPTLLGVGLIGAFLVLRTVGEVLHSPLVTSLASDLGHADERGSRLSLIEIAKRLGMGLGAAIGGAFFDFGYADLLWPTLLVGCVGLAVGLLALERRVSPAENGVTG, from the coding sequence GTGTTCGGATCGACGCTCGACGCCGTCCGGGGATTCCGCCGCCCCGTCTACGCCGTCGCCGGCGGCCGCCTCATCAACGTCTTCGGCGCCGGTCTCGTCTACCCCTTCGCCAGCATCCACTTCCACCTGCAGATCGGACTGGCGCTCTCGGTCGTCGGCCTCGGCTTGCTGGCCAACAACGTCGCCACGGCGACGGGCACGGCCGTCGGCGGCTACCTCGCGGACCGCTACGGCCGCCGGCCGGTGATGGTCGGGAGCATGGTGCTGTCGGCGTTCACGTTGGCCGCCTACGCCCTCGTCACCACTGGCGCGGGCTTTATCGCCGTCGCGACCGCCGCCGGCCTGACGACCGGGCTGTACGCCCCGGCGAGTCAGGCGATGATCGCCGACCTGACCGATCCCGCGGAGCGCGAACGCGGCTACGGCCTCCTGAAAGTCGCTAGCAACGTCGGCTTCGGCTCCGGGTTCGTCGTCGGCGGCGTCCTCTACGAGTTCGCTAACACCGCCGTCTTCGTCGCCGACGGTCTCACCTCCGCCGTCGTCGCCGTCGTCCTCGTCGTCGCGCTCCCCCGGGTCCACGAGGGACGACCTGCGGCCACCCTCTCCGAGAGCGTCGGCGACTGGGGGCGGGCCATCTCTCGGCACCGCCTCGTCGCTCTCGCCCTCCTCAACGTCGGCTTCGCCGTCATGTACGCCCAGATGCAGGCGACGGTTCCCGTCGTCGCCAGCGAGACGCTGGGGCTGGATTCGGCCCAGATCGGGACGCTCTACGTGCTGAATCCGCTCGTCCTCGTCGTCTTCCAGATGCCCGTCCTCGGGATGATAGGGGACTGGCGGCGCACCCGCGGCCTGATCGCCTCCACGGCGTTCTGGGGCGTGAGCTTTCTCGCCGTCGTGCTGGTCGACTTCGTCCCCACCCTCCTCGGCGTGGGGCTGATCGGCGCCTTCCTCGTCCTGCGGACGGTGGGCGAAGTCCTCCACTCGCCGCTGGTCACGTCGCTCGCCAGCGACCTGGGCCACGCCGACGAACGCGGTTCGCGGCTCTCGCTGATCGAAATCGCCAAGCGACTCGGGATGGGCCTCGGCGCCGCCATCGGCGGTGCCTTCTTCGACTTCGGGTACGCGGACCTGCTCTGGCCGACGCTACTCGTCGGCTGTGTCGGTCTCGCGGTCGGCCTGCTAGCGCTCGAACGCCGGGTGTCACCCGCCGAGAACGGTGTGACGGGCTAG
- the menE gene encoding o-succinylbenzoate--CoA ligase, which translates to MYDPFTYRAGVTPDETALIDADREERWSVADLDAAIERVAGRLSALGVRPGDRLGVCLPTRPAAVRVIHAAIRLGAVLVPLGPTLAPPELATRLDRADVTTIVCDASTEADAVAAVDAASDGDAAVPVTSVDDPTTDRAVALDAQMPEAVVPHDWPLDATVLVPFTSGTTGAPKGVRLTLRNLLASAVASVFRLGFDRRETWHVTLPLHHVGGFTPVFRMPLYGMTVVLRESFDADAVAADLERYDVTATSLVPTQLGRILDVTDGSLAPSLRTVLLGGAPATEALLDRCAERSVPVFPTYGMTEAASQIATATPEEARTNPGTVGRPLFWTDLTVRDGDGDERPPGETGELVVSGPTVSPGYLDADRTAEAFGDDGLRTGDVGYRDEGGLFWVVGRTDDLIVTGGENVAPAEVAAALRDHPDVADTAVVGLPDEEWGERVAALVVPREDARSASALESALDDHCRERLAGYKVPRTVGFADEIPRTDSGTVDRTAVRERLA; encoded by the coding sequence ATGTACGACCCGTTCACCTACCGGGCGGGCGTGACGCCCGACGAGACGGCGCTGATCGACGCCGACCGCGAGGAGCGGTGGTCGGTGGCCGACCTCGACGCAGCGATTGAACGGGTCGCCGGCCGCCTCTCGGCGCTCGGCGTCCGCCCCGGCGACCGTCTCGGCGTCTGTCTCCCGACCCGCCCGGCCGCAGTCCGGGTGATTCACGCCGCGATTCGGCTCGGTGCCGTCCTCGTTCCGCTGGGGCCGACACTCGCGCCGCCGGAACTCGCCACGCGACTGGACCGGGCGGACGTGACGACGATCGTCTGTGACGCGTCGACGGAGGCCGACGCCGTCGCGGCCGTCGACGCCGCGTCGGACGGTGACGCCGCCGTTCCCGTCACGTCCGTCGACGATCCTACGACGGACCGCGCCGTCGCCCTCGACGCCCAGATGCCGGAGGCCGTCGTCCCTCACGACTGGCCGCTGGACGCGACGGTACTCGTGCCCTTCACCTCGGGCACGACGGGCGCGCCGAAAGGCGTCCGTCTCACGCTCCGAAACCTCCTCGCGAGCGCCGTCGCCTCCGTCTTCCGCCTCGGGTTCGACCGCCGCGAAACGTGGCACGTCACCCTCCCCCTCCACCACGTCGGCGGCTTCACCCCCGTCTTCCGGATGCCGCTCTACGGGATGACGGTCGTCCTCCGGGAGTCGTTCGACGCCGACGCGGTGGCCGCGGATCTGGAGCGCTACGACGTGACGGCCACCTCGCTCGTGCCGACCCAACTGGGCCGCATTCTGGATGTGACGGACGGATCGCTCGCCCCCTCGCTCCGCACGGTCCTCCTCGGCGGAGCGCCCGCCACCGAGGCTCTCCTCGACCGCTGTGCCGAGCGCTCGGTGCCCGTCTTCCCGACCTACGGCATGACGGAAGCGGCCTCGCAAATCGCGACGGCGACGCCCGAGGAAGCGCGCACGAATCCGGGGACGGTTGGTCGGCCGCTGTTCTGGACCGACCTCACCGTCCGCGACGGCGACGGCGACGAGCGACCGCCGGGCGAGACGGGCGAACTCGTCGTGTCGGGGCCGACGGTGTCGCCGGGCTACCTCGACGCCGACCGGACGGCCGAGGCCTTCGGTGACGACGGCCTCCGCACTGGCGACGTGGGCTACCGCGACGAAGGGGGGCTGTTCTGGGTCGTCGGCCGCACCGACGACCTGATCGTCACGGGCGGTGAGAACGTCGCGCCCGCGGAAGTCGCGGCCGCCCTCCGCGACCATCCGGATGTGGCCGACACGGCCGTCGTCGGTCTGCCGGACGAGGAGTGGGGCGAGCGCGTGGCCGCGCTGGTCGTGCCACGGGAGGATGCACGCTCGGCGTCGGCACTCGAATCGGCGCTCGACGACCACTGCCGGGAACGCCTCGCGGGGTACAAGGTGCCGCGGACGGTCGGCTTCGCGGACGAGATTCCCCGCACTGACTCGGGGACGGTCGACCGGACGGCGGTGCGCGAGCGGTTGGCCTAG
- the mce gene encoding methylmalonyl-CoA epimerase, which translates to MRFDHVGIATRDADTLADLFGTLFDAPVAHRETFDGLDVTFLDLGNGYLELLEPLDDEGEGAIPRYLDREGPGIHHVALETPDVAAALDTAREHGVALVDETPRPGAWGHEVAFLHPKSTGGVLVEFVEH; encoded by the coding sequence ATGCGCTTCGACCACGTCGGCATCGCCACGCGCGACGCCGACACGCTGGCCGACCTGTTCGGCACGCTGTTCGACGCGCCGGTCGCCCACCGGGAGACGTTCGACGGCCTCGACGTGACCTTTCTCGATCTGGGCAACGGCTATCTCGAACTGCTCGAACCGCTCGACGACGAGGGCGAGGGGGCGATCCCTCGGTATCTCGACCGCGAGGGGCCGGGCATCCACCACGTCGCCCTCGAAACGCCCGACGTGGCGGCCGCTCTCGACACGGCACGGGAACACGGGGTCGCCCTCGTCGACGAGACGCCCCGACCGGGCGCGTGGGGACACGAGGTGGCCTTCCTCCACCCCAAATCGACCGGTGGCGTCCTCGTCGAATTCGTCGAACACTGA
- a CDS encoding mandelate racemase/muconate lactonizing enzyme family protein has translation MPNYRTLHDPNAEYTMRDLSAETMGLSADRGPRDVEITDVQTTMVDGNYPWVLVRVYTDAGVVGDGEAYWGGGDTAIVDRMAPFLVGENPLDIDRLYEHLIQKMSGEGSISGKVISAISGIEIALHDVAGKLLDLPAYQLLGGKYRDDVRVYCDCHAGDESEPASNAEEAERVVSDLGYDALKFDLDVPSGHEVDRANRHMRGPEIEHKAEIVRQVCETVGDRADVAFDCHWSYSAGSAKQLLAAVEDYDVWWIEDPVPPENHDVQREVTQSSTTPVTVGENVYRTHGQRRLIEEQAVDILAPDLPKVGGMRETQKIANHADLYYIPIAMHNVSSPVGTMASAQVAATIPNALAVEFHSYQLGWWEDLVEEDDLIEGGRMSVPEKPGLGLTLDLDAVEAHMVEGETLFDPA, from the coding sequence ATGCCCAACTACCGAACCCTCCACGATCCCAACGCGGAGTACACGATGCGGGATCTCTCGGCCGAGACGATGGGCCTCTCGGCCGACCGCGGTCCCCGCGATGTCGAGATTACCGACGTACAGACCACGATGGTCGACGGCAACTACCCCTGGGTGCTCGTTCGCGTCTACACCGACGCCGGCGTCGTCGGCGACGGCGAGGCCTACTGGGGCGGCGGCGACACCGCCATCGTCGACCGGATGGCACCCTTCCTCGTCGGCGAGAACCCCCTCGACATCGACCGCCTGTACGAACATCTGATCCAGAAGATGTCCGGCGAAGGGTCGATTTCGGGCAAGGTGATCTCGGCCATCTCGGGCATCGAAATCGCGTTGCACGACGTGGCCGGCAAGCTCCTCGACCTGCCCGCGTACCAACTCCTCGGCGGGAAGTACCGCGACGACGTGCGGGTGTACTGCGACTGCCACGCGGGCGACGAGTCCGAACCGGCGTCGAACGCCGAGGAGGCCGAACGCGTCGTCTCCGACCTCGGCTACGACGCGCTGAAGTTCGACCTCGACGTGCCCTCGGGCCACGAGGTCGACCGTGCCAACCGCCACATGCGCGGCCCCGAGATCGAGCACAAGGCCGAGATCGTCCGGCAGGTCTGCGAGACGGTCGGCGACCGCGCCGACGTGGCCTTCGACTGCCACTGGTCGTACAGCGCCGGGAGCGCGAAACAGCTCCTCGCAGCGGTGGAAGACTACGACGTGTGGTGGATCGAGGACCCCGTCCCGCCGGAGAACCACGACGTACAGCGCGAGGTCACGCAGTCGTCGACAACGCCGGTCACCGTCGGCGAGAACGTCTACCGAACCCACGGCCAGCGCCGCCTCATCGAGGAGCAGGCAGTCGACATTCTCGCGCCCGACCTGCCGAAGGTCGGTGGGATGCGCGAGACGCAGAAGATCGCCAACCACGCCGACCTCTACTACATCCCCATCGCGATGCACAACGTCTCCTCGCCCGTCGGGACGATGGCGAGCGCACAGGTCGCGGCGACCATCCCCAACGCCCTCGCCGTCGAGTTCCACAGCTACCAGCTCGGCTGGTGGGAGGATCTGGTCGAGGAGGACGACCTGATCGAGGGCGGACGCATGTCCGTCCCCGAGAAACCGGGGCTCGGTCTGACGCTCGACCTCGACGCCGTCGAGGCGCACATGGTCGAGGGGGAGACGCTGTTCGACCCGGCGTGA
- a CDS encoding universal stress protein: protein MYETILVPTDGSPGAEAAAAHAVALAKAHGATVHALYVVDVRMSPISADMDHDEVVALVEESDRNPTAAVLDRAEAADVPAVEAIRLGVPHRCIREYAEAEGVDLVVMGTHGRTGIQHALIGSVTERVVRTLDVPVLTIHPERGD, encoded by the coding sequence ATGTACGAGACGATCCTCGTCCCGACGGACGGGAGTCCCGGGGCCGAGGCCGCGGCCGCCCACGCCGTCGCCCTCGCGAAGGCACACGGCGCGACCGTCCACGCACTCTACGTGGTCGACGTGCGCATGAGCCCCATCAGCGCCGACATGGACCACGACGAGGTCGTGGCACTGGTCGAGGAGTCGGACCGGAACCCGACGGCGGCGGTGCTCGACCGCGCCGAGGCGGCGGACGTGCCGGCGGTCGAGGCCATCCGCCTCGGCGTTCCCCACCGGTGTATCCGGGAGTACGCCGAGGCGGAAGGCGTCGACCTCGTCGTGATGGGCACCCACGGCCGGACCGGCATCCAGCACGCGCTGATCGGCAGCGTCACCGAACGGGTCGTTCGAACCCTCGACGTGCCCGTTCTGACGATCCATCCCGAACGCGGGGACTAG
- a CDS encoding DUF7557 family protein: MTHTLEISDELKERLDKHLEEDETHEEFIEELVSMYETEGTFLQEGYSE; encoded by the coding sequence ATGACCCACACGCTCGAAATCAGCGACGAACTCAAAGAACGGCTGGACAAACACCTCGAAGAGGACGAGACCCACGAAGAGTTCATCGAAGAACTGGTCTCGATGTACGAGACGGAAGGCACGTTCCTGCAGGAAGGCTACTCCGAGTAA
- a CDS encoding DUF2267 domain-containing protein — MDFDEFTGTIQHRLELPGTGETVRAIRATLSTLGQRIPAGAAEDLAASLPMEIRWYLTGAVHEHGQRFDWREFVARVSDIENADAADAAYHAQVVVDLMHSQVPASDFQQLRDQLPEDEDDENWGKLFQLVDAGGWDEARGE, encoded by the coding sequence ATGGACTTCGACGAGTTCACCGGTACGATCCAGCATCGCCTCGAACTCCCCGGCACCGGCGAGACGGTTCGCGCCATCCGCGCGACGCTGTCGACGCTCGGACAACGCATTCCGGCCGGCGCCGCCGAGGACCTCGCCGCCTCGCTCCCGATGGAGATTCGCTGGTACCTGACCGGTGCCGTCCACGAACACGGCCAGCGCTTCGACTGGCGGGAGTTCGTTGCCCGCGTCAGCGACATCGAGAACGCCGACGCCGCCGACGCCGCGTACCACGCACAGGTCGTCGTCGACCTGATGCACTCGCAGGTGCCAGCCTCCGATTTCCAGCAACTGCGCGATCAGCTTCCGGAAGACGAAGACGACGAGAACTGGGGTAAGCTCTTCCAGCTGGTCGACGCCGGCGGGTGGGACGAGGCGCGCGGGGAGTAG
- a CDS encoding CBS domain-containing protein produces the protein MSLDDLMRTDVVTTAPETPVDKVAAVMRDENVGSVVVVADGTPVGLVTDRDIAVRVAAGGEDPSTLTAESAMTPDPVTVDDDTGVFDLCTTMCDHEVRRMPVTDDGELVGIVTLDDLIVLLTAELGNLAGVIGAESPPY, from the coding sequence ATGTCCCTCGACGACCTGATGCGGACGGACGTCGTAACGACAGCCCCGGAAACGCCCGTCGACAAGGTGGCGGCCGTGATGCGAGACGAGAACGTCGGGAGCGTCGTCGTCGTCGCGGACGGCACGCCGGTCGGCCTCGTGACCGACCGGGACATCGCCGTTCGCGTCGCGGCCGGCGGGGAGGACCCGTCGACGCTGACCGCGGAGTCGGCGATGACGCCCGACCCGGTGACGGTCGACGACGATACCGGCGTGTTCGACCTCTGTACCACGATGTGTGACCACGAAGTTCGGCGGATGCCGGTCACTGACGACGGCGAACTCGTCGGCATCGTGACCCTCGACGACCTGATCGTCCTCCTGACCGCGGAACTGGGGAACCTCGCCGGCGTCATCGGCGCCGAGTCGCCACCCTACTGA